DNA sequence from the Thermodesulfovibrionales bacterium genome:
TCGTCTGCGTGGCGGAATTCCCCTTCCGCGCAGTAGGTGACGACCTCGATGTCGCGATGGGGGTGAAGGGGCCAGACAGCGCCGGGGGAAAGCGTATCGTCATTGAGGACCCTCAGCGTCCCAAACTGCATATGCTCGGGGTCGTAGTTATCGCCGAAGGAGAAATGCCAGCGGCCCTGAAAGGTCCCATTCACTATTTCTCCGCGAATCTGATAAATACTCTCCGGCTTGCGAATAAGCATCTGAGGCCTCGCTATCGTTGCCCTATGAGTTGTCATGGGATACCTCCTTGCTGAGTCGGTTCTATCAACTATCCCTCATACTTTTAGTCTAACTCTTCCGGAGAAACTATTCAGCCAAGTGCTGCTCCTCTATTTCTTGCAGATGGCGAGTCTCTTCACAATGTCTTCATAAAAATAGTCTAAAAATAAAAGCGGATCTTCTGAGGCTTCACAAAAAGGAGACTATGGCGATGCGAAAAAAACGACCTTTGGTTTATGGAGCGACGTTACTACTGATCGGGTTGATAGTAGGGCTCGGCATCTCCTCAACCTTTAACGTGCATTCAAATGCATTTACCGAAGAGCCGAATATATCAAAAGAGGCGATAGATATCCTTTCAAAGACGAGCCGTGCAATGGCGGAAGTCACAGCTAAGGTGAAGCCGGCGGTGGTGAATATATCTTCCACGAAGACGATAAAGATGTCAGGAACTCAGTCGCCTTTCTTCAATGATCCTTTTTTCAGAAGATTCTTCGGTGATGAATTCGGACGCTTCGGCGGACCGAGTGAGCGGAAACAGTCGGGTCTCGGCTCGGGCGTCATCGTGGACAAGAATGGCTATATCCTCACCAATAACCATGTGATTAAGGATGCCGACGAGATTACGGTGAAATTGTCGGATAAGAGAGAATTCAAGGGAAAGATTGTCGGGACAGACCCGAAAACAGACCTCGCCGTTATCAAGATAGAATCGAATCATCTGCCCGTCATCAAAGTGGGCGACTCGGAGAAACTGAAAGTCGGGGAAACGGTAATCGCGATCGGCAATCCTTTCGGGTTGAACCAAACCGTCACATCCGGCATCGTGAGCGCGACAGGCAGGGCAGACGTCGGTATCGCCGATTATGAGGATTTTATCCAGACCGATGCAGCGATCAATCCTGGCAATTCTGGGGGGGCGCTCGTGAATGTGAAGGGCGAACTGGTGGGGATCAATACCGCAATTTTCAGTACATCCGGCGGATATCAGGGAATCGGGTTCGCGATACCGAGCAGCATGGCGAAGGTTGTGATGGAAAATCTCATTAAGAAAGGGAAGGTCGTCCGGGGCTGGCTCGGCGTTTCGATTCAGCCTGTTACCCCCGAGCTTGCCAAACAGTTTGCCATGAAAGACGATAAGGGCGCCCTCGTCGGTGATGTTACCGAAGATGGCCCAGCTGAAAAAGCCGGTATCCGCAGGGGAGATGTCGTCGTCGAATATGACGGGCATGATGTGAATGATCCTTCGAATCTGAGGAACATGGTTGCCGCCACACCTCCGGGCAAGAAGGTTACCCTATCTATCGTCCGTGACGGAAAAAAACAGAAAGTGGCTGCCACCATCGCCGAACTGCCGGCGGAAATGCAGAAGCCTCATGGGGAGTTCGATAATCTTCTTAAAGGGGTGGCGGTACAGGGTCTCACTCCTGAAGTGATGAAAGGCCTCGATATACCGGCAAGAATATCCGGCGTCGTTGTCGCAGACATCGAGGCGGGGAGTCCTGCAGGAGGCATTCTCCTCCAAAACGATGTCATCATCGAGATTAACCGCAGGAAGATAAACAATACGAAGGATTATGAGGCAGCTGTTTCGCACATCAAGTCCGGACAGGATATCCTGCTGCTCATCTTCAGAAACGGTTCGACTACGTATCTATCACTTTCAGCGCGGTAGTAAAAACGCTGGCGTATGCATGGGAGGCTGCCAAGCCTTCCGGCTCTTATCTTTTGCAGTACCATCCTGCATTGCAGAAGGCATCGGCTGTTGCTACTGTCGCCGCGGGACCGACCTCTACCAAATGAACGGCACAAGGCGATGCCGGACCTTCTTCCGGTATTCCCTATATCCTGACAGATTCTCCGCGAGAAACCGCTCCTCGTCATAGAGCCGCCATATCAGGAATGGTATCATCGCCGCGAACGCGAGGAGTCCCCAAAACGAGCCGAGGGCAAGGGGAGTGCCGATCAGGTACAGCATCGCGCTCGCGTACATTGGGTGGCGTACAATGGCATACGGCCCGGTAGAAATGACCCTCTGATCCTCAGCGACTTCGATGGTTGCCGAAGTGAACGTGTTCTCTCTGTAGACGAGAAAAATGAAAGAAAAGCCTACAGCGACCAGAACGTCCCCGACAATAACGAATGAGAGCGGCACTTCAGACCACCGGAAGCGGTGGTCGAGCGCAGGGACCATAAGGAGGGCGATGAAACCGATTGATGTCCAGAACATGATGAGCTTCTGAACGGGTCGCTTTTCCGAAGTCGGCCCTCCGCGCATGCGACGTTTGAGAAGCGCCGGGTCCTTCTTCATGAGATAGAGCGTGGTGGCTAGGGATGCCCCCATGAAGATAGAGAGATACACCCATGCCTGCCAGTAGCGAATTGTCCATGCGGGAATGAAGAGGAAAAGACCCATCGCGACTGCGAGGATGACGAGGCTGAGCAGTGCTCGCGCGCTGAGATTACACATAGTCTCGGAATTATGTTTGATCTGGTGCCTATGCCTTAAATATCCACCAATCAAGAATTGATTGAATTTTAAAGACGTCGGCGAACGTCCCGATCGCGAGGAGAACAACGTAAACGATCAGGATTGCCAGAGTAATGTCAGCGCCGTACTTTTCCCAGAAACTCCCCTTTCCATCCCGCCCGGGTGAACTGCTCTTTTGCTCGTTTGCCACTCTTTCTCCCGTTGAATCCGCGCCCTTACTGTTATCGATATACTTTACAGTATATCAGCTTCTCGCTGATTTCAAAGCTGATTGCAGAATTCTCAATCTTCACCAATCAGTAGCGTCGGCCTCCCTCATGATGCTCTTCTCCGTGTCCTTCATGCCCGTCGTGTCCTCCGTGTCCCTCATGCCTTCCTTCATGCCTGCCTTCCCGCCATCGTTCGTCCCTTTCCCAGTATTTCTCCTTCTCCCATCTCCTCCAGTTCTTCTTGAACTGTCCATAGGGTATCCGTTTGTAATCGGGAGGGAAATGATGATAGTCAGGCGGCAGATCTATCAAAACGTGCGGTACCTTTGCCGGGGAAACGAAGATCCACTGACCGTTATACGATCTGGACCTGTACCATCTGCCCTCATAGGGCCGGTACCAGTAACCGTGATAAAAAAGAATTTCTACGTCTACGTCGGGAACGGCATAGACGTAACTCCCCGGTATCACCACCAGGGGCGGAGGCGCCGGGAACGTATAAACCGGGATATTGACCCCTACGGTTACGTCGACGCGTGCCTCACTTTGGGCTGAAGACCCTATCGAGAACAGCAGCAAAGCCACGATGATCAGGACACAGGACTTCTCTCTCTTCACGATACCTCCTCCTTTCGAGAAACGAACTCTTTTCTTTCTCTCACTATGGATAACCAGTTTGAAGAACATATGAAGATTATCATTCCGCCCTAAAACAGAATGCCTTCCGGAGGGTTTCTCCAACACTCCCCGGTATGATAAATGACCATGAGACATCAGGGCTGAGGGAAGAAGTTATTATCATGCCCCTGTCATCATAGGCAACGAAGTATAAGACCCTGAACATGCCGTTCGAACAATCCAATTCCGTCAACTCCTCTGTCCATGCATAGGATCCGAAGTTTCGCGCCTGGATCTCTTTCATGATACCCCATGCGCCCTCCTCTCCCTCCCGATATTCCGTGATTCCTTTATCGGGAATACTCCTCACCCATACCGAAACCGTATTCCCGGATGGGTAGGACAGGCTCTCGGTATCTATCTGCCAACTTGTATCTGTTTGACTCTTGCCTATCTCTTTCCATCTTCCCTTCTCAGACTGGGCTTGAGCGTCATAAAAAGGGAGTACGAGGAAGGAAATCACAAAAAAAGCTGCGAAAATCCTGGCGGTCGATGACTTCATCTCTATTGCATGCTCTCGGGTGGTTATTCTACAGCTGAAAAATATCGAGAGAGCTACTCTTCGCCGAAACCATGCCTCTCGCCATCTGTCTGTTGCCGCTTTCTAATAAGCGGTGCTCCTTCGCCTTCGCTTCGGACCAAGCGCGGAACCATCAATCTTCTTCTTTTTTCTTCTGTCCCCTTTTCTTCTTTCTACCGGACAGGTAAGCTTCCATCGGTCTCCATCCAAAGGAGATGCTTCTCCGCGCCATTCCGACGATGCCGCGAAGCGCCGCCTCGCCGATGGCGAAGACGAAGAGAAATGGCAGAGCAATTACATACCCAAGGCCGATAAACGGTGCCGCAGCTGCCCGGCCAAGAGTCTTCAGTATGTTCGCAAGGCCCGCTTTTTCCATAAATTTTACATTCTCTTCCGTCGTCTCCTTTATGGTCTTAAACGGCATGGGCTTCAACAACTCCGCATAGAGGATGTAGCCCACCAAGAACAGAAGAGCCAAAATATACTCTATCCCCTTGACATGGGTCAAATAATCAAATAGGGTATTCATCTTCCCCTCCTTTCCTAGGGACTCTTCCTCTTGTCCGATTTGCCCTTACCTCTCACTCTCTCTGTTCTCCGCTTTCTTCCGGAGAGATATGCCTCGTTCGGCGTCCATTCAAACCCTGCCAAAGCCATGAGGAAATCATATAAATTCCTTAAGATCTTTACACCAACGATCTTGACTACCTCAGCGATAACAATGCACGGGAAAGCTACCACATAAAAGAGCCCGACTATAGGGCTCACGATAATGAGACCGAATATCGACACGTTTGTATATGTTGTTTTGTCGTTCCCTGGAAGCACCCCTTCCTCAGGAATAACGACCTTGGCACCATTTGCCAGGTTCCAGTAGGTGCCTTTCCCCACTCTTTGTCCTCCCCTATACTTCGTCATCCGGCTCACCCCCAAAAAAGAAATGCCGAATTCGTTTTTCCTTCGGCAGCCCGGCGATCCTCTCCCTTAAAGACCGGAAGCCTTTCGCTCCCTCTTTTCAAAGGTTATGGCATTGTCCTGACACCTTTATACTTTAAGCATATCATTGAGTTCACTCTCGGACTATTTAGAAATTTTTATTGAATCATAAAATTCATGAATAGTTCTTTGCGCGATGGGTCAACATTGAGGCTTTACGTTACAAGATGAGATCGAGTCCGAGCTTTCCGTTACGGCAGAAGTGCGGTGGCCCGTCGGATAGAGGCAAGTGACTCTGACGTTTGCTGCATGATCAATCCGAGCTACTGGACCGCATTCCCCCTTTCACCTGAA
Encoded proteins:
- a CDS encoding pirin family protein — translated: MTTHRATIARPQMLIRKPESIYQIRGEIVNGTFQGRWHFSFGDNYDPEHMQFGTLRVLNDDTLSPGAVWPLHPHRDIEVVTYCAEGEFRHADERGEGGVLKKGWVQHTTVGKGMWHSEINNRPDISMRFIQMWFIPSRRDLAPSVKQKELE
- a CDS encoding DegQ family serine endoprotease, which produces MRKKRPLVYGATLLLIGLIVGLGISSTFNVHSNAFTEEPNISKEAIDILSKTSRAMAEVTAKVKPAVVNISSTKTIKMSGTQSPFFNDPFFRRFFGDEFGRFGGPSERKQSGLGSGVIVDKNGYILTNNHVIKDADEITVKLSDKREFKGKIVGTDPKTDLAVIKIESNHLPVIKVGDSEKLKVGETVIAIGNPFGLNQTVTSGIVSATGRADVGIADYEDFIQTDAAINPGNSGGALVNVKGELVGINTAIFSTSGGYQGIGFAIPSSMAKVVMENLIKKGKVVRGWLGVSIQPVTPELAKQFAMKDDKGALVGDVTEDGPAEKAGIRRGDVVVEYDGHDVNDPSNLRNMVAATPPGKKVTLSIVRDGKKQKVAATIAELPAEMQKPHGEFDNLLKGVAVQGLTPEVMKGLDIPARISGVVVADIEAGSPAGGILLQNDVIIEINRRKINNTKDYEAAVSHIKSGQDILLLIFRNGSTTYLSLSAR
- a CDS encoding isoprenylcysteine carboxylmethyltransferase family protein; protein product: MCNLSARALLSLVILAVAMGLFLFIPAWTIRYWQAWVYLSIFMGASLATTLYLMKKDPALLKRRMRGGPTSEKRPVQKLIMFWTSIGFIALLMVPALDHRFRWSEVPLSFVIVGDVLVAVGFSFIFLVYRENTFTSATIEVAEDQRVISTGPYAIVRHPMYASAMLYLIGTPLALGSFWGLLAFAAMIPFLIWRLYDEERFLAENLSGYREYRKKVRHRLVPFIW
- a CDS encoding surface-adhesin E family protein, which encodes MKSSTARIFAAFFVISFLVLPFYDAQAQSEKGRWKEIGKSQTDTSWQIDTESLSYPSGNTVSVWVRSIPDKGITEYREGEEGAWGIMKEIQARNFGSYAWTEELTELDCSNGMFRVLYFVAYDDRGMIITSSLSPDVSWSFIIPGSVGETLRKAFCFRAE